Proteins found in one Amycolatopsis aidingensis genomic segment:
- the rpsG gene encoding 30S ribosomal protein S7, whose product MPRKGPAPKRPLISDPVYSSPLVTQLVNKVLKDGKRSLAERIVYGALEGAREKTGTDPVVTLKRALDNVKPTLEVKSRRVGGATYQVPIEVKPGRSTTLALRWIVKFSQQRREKTMIERLQNELLDASNGLGASVKRREDTHKMAESNKAFAHYRW is encoded by the coding sequence ATGCCCCGCAAGGGTCCGGCCCCGAAGCGGCCGCTGATCTCCGATCCGGTCTACAGCTCCCCGCTGGTCACCCAGCTGGTGAACAAGGTGCTGAAGGACGGCAAGCGCTCGCTTGCCGAACGGATCGTGTACGGCGCACTGGAAGGCGCTCGCGAGAAGACCGGCACCGACCCGGTTGTCACGCTGAAGCGCGCGCTCGACAACGTGAAGCCCACCCTCGAGGTGAAGAGCCGCCGCGTCGGTGGCGCCACCTACCAGGTGCCGATCGAGGTCAAGCCCGGTCGCTCGACGACCCTTGCCCTGCGCTGGATCGTGAAGTTCTCGCAGCAGCGCCGCGAGAAGACCATGATCGAGCGCCTGCAGAACGAGCTGCTCGACGCGAGCAACGGCCTCGGGGCCAGCGTGAAGCGCCGCGAGGACACGCACAAGATGGCCGAGTCGAACAAGGCCTTCGCCCACTACCGGTGGTAA
- the rpsL gene encoding 30S ribosomal protein S12, which produces MPTIQQLVRKGRQDKAVKQKTAALKGSPQRRGVCTRVYTTTPKKPNSALRKVARVKLTSGIEVTAYIPGEGHNLQEHSMVLVRGGRVKDLPGVRYKIIRGSLDTQGVKNRKQARSRYGAKKEKS; this is translated from the coding sequence TTGCCCACGATCCAGCAGCTGGTCCGTAAGGGCCGCCAGGACAAGGCTGTCAAGCAGAAGACTGCGGCGCTCAAGGGGAGCCCGCAGCGGCGCGGCGTGTGCACCCGCGTGTACACGACCACGCCGAAGAAGCCGAACTCGGCGCTGCGCAAGGTCGCGCGTGTGAAGCTGACCAGTGGCATCGAGGTCACCGCCTACATTCCCGGCGAGGGGCACAACCTCCAGGAGCACTCGATGGTGCTGGTCCGTGGTGGTCGTGTGAAGGACCTGCCGGGCGTCCGTTACAAGATCATCCGCGGTTCGCTGGACACGCAGGGCGTGAAGAACCGCAAGCAGGCGCGCAGTCGGTACGGCGCGAAGAAGGAGAAGAGCTGA
- a CDS encoding YbaB/EbfC family nucleoid-associated protein — protein MSAEFEQLVAQFEQFQSKMKRVDDRFANIADMQGELSQLEAAASSPDRSVTVVAGPGGSVKDIRLTEAALRQRPEALAQTLMSTLQEAVAESARKQAGIVDAHMGDDLQLTEQVLETQAEVLGTSVEELRSRMAEAAPTQRAAEEERQDDYSEQSFLRPASQGQDRPAAPPPGAGGPGGSAGDEFLKNLFDEDDRR, from the coding sequence TTGTCAGCGGAGTTCGAGCAGCTCGTCGCGCAGTTCGAGCAGTTCCAGTCGAAGATGAAACGGGTCGATGACCGGTTCGCGAACATCGCGGACATGCAGGGCGAGCTGAGCCAGCTGGAGGCCGCGGCCAGCTCCCCAGACCGCTCGGTGACGGTGGTCGCCGGGCCGGGCGGTTCGGTGAAGGACATCCGGCTCACCGAGGCCGCGCTCAGGCAGCGTCCGGAGGCACTCGCCCAGACGTTGATGTCCACTCTGCAGGAAGCGGTCGCCGAGTCGGCCAGGAAGCAGGCCGGGATCGTCGACGCCCATATGGGTGACGACCTGCAGCTGACCGAGCAGGTCCTGGAGACCCAGGCCGAGGTGCTGGGCACCAGCGTGGAGGAGCTGCGGTCCAGGATGGCCGAGGCCGCTCCCACCCAGCGGGCCGCTGAGGAGGAGCGCCAGGACGACTACTCGGAACAGTCCTTCCTGCGGCCGGCCAGCCAGGGACAGGACCGCCCGGCAGCGCCGCCACCCGGCGCGGGTGGCCCGGGTGGCTCGGCCGGGGACGAGTTCCTGAAGAACCTGTTCGACGAGGACGATCGCCGCTGA
- a CDS encoding type VII secretion target: MSGGFTVSEDELRTYAQKLTGQKGTAGEIAGLVDTADVGDESWGIVGIFVKGQYTEMLGELKDLFTDLQNGLQNGADKFSQAADGYQQHEEAVAQLLDGLKVQIDN, encoded by the coding sequence ATGAGCGGCGGATTCACGGTCAGCGAGGACGAGCTGCGCACCTACGCGCAGAAGCTCACCGGCCAGAAGGGCACCGCCGGTGAGATCGCAGGCCTCGTCGACACCGCTGACGTAGGCGACGAGTCCTGGGGCATCGTCGGGATCTTCGTCAAGGGCCAGTACACCGAGATGCTGGGCGAGCTGAAGGACCTGTTCACCGACCTGCAGAACGGGCTGCAGAACGGTGCCGACAAGTTCTCCCAGGCCGCGGACGGTTACCAGCAGCACGAAGAAGCCGTCGCCCAGCTGCTGGACGGTTTGAAGGTCCAGATCGACAACTGA